In the Malaya genurostris strain Urasoe2022 chromosome 1, Malgen_1.1, whole genome shotgun sequence genome, one interval contains:
- the LOC131434332 gene encoding lateral signaling target protein 2 homolog isoform X1: MDSLRKWLNKPKADDKSLLARFYHADRALTAVASELDSFDGRAEPVRCTRLVGRLRQGQDRVLAITNQIMDELLGEDRAPRAFRAKFPEEVLQESLAGQLWFGAECLSAGSSIMNREMESVMMRPLAKAVTKSLDNVRNLLREQCLRNNTPNSLTLLLDVNDAATEQLYESLKIFDRLFAEFELLYVSAMVQVKSKQEYEMQELICVLFSETLQRALKIGLLEQDQVDSYDPALMFSIPRLAIVAGLVIFREGPLNMDQPADNISEMFRPFRKLLIKMRDLLRTLTKHELYQLEKLLCTNEEISLKEQLTCDENGNDNSRASPNEDEVVIVTTNVHNNNNINNNNNNSNTNRDSQDPQGDSSFYGNRIVDSSNQVQDGNTISEHENDDEEDDDSSILKDGLVTSDCASGYLIPNTNFGNLLQTNEAPLTDSFIATDDELKPGVSPHARIEQILSETNKKLVDSGLGTANSSLDHSPELDTERSVTSVQEMSESSDEEDEVDEYERMEEDDDEEDSEHTLSSTYRAGQQLVDPGTSAGLTTGSEKHDRHRRHRKSAATGRKHYSKHKTSTAPPATTVGQGSSAYSSSDTSPSSGHPSECSSSSSSSNGGNSAGDETTQEVALAIRTAGRVKFKTTENLLHRLFVCIAGVADQLQTNFAADLRQMLKSVFIINSSPPEPETPPEPVTESADKSKESDPADMFEFRASEQDVITPGQNSGGSSQSIYSAEEVNVEDSQDSVFGTPGSSPVRASSAPRTMMTSTENGSVTVNVSVSVVTGGSSGSSRSSQERSVSLSEASIVLEGSGGGTVATNLRDSHRRHSAIGSKGEYVRSRSSPNSPLNGSSPIEEQQRRMPEAPPRWIPDGDAPRCMACASSFTPFRRRHHCRNCGGVFCGVCSSTTAPLPKYGLTKAVRVCRECFVREVGV, translated from the exons GCTGACGATAAATCACTGCTGGCGAGATTCTATCATGCGGACCGTGCACTAACTGCAGTGGCCAGCGAACTGGACAGTTTCGATGGGCGAGCAGAGCCCGTCCGTTGCACCCGGCTGGTCGGACGGTTGCGACAGGGACAG GACCGCGTGCTGGCCATCACCAATCAAATCATGGACGAACTACTGGGGGAAGACCGTGCTCCGCGCGCCTTCCGTGCCAAGTTTCCGGAGGAGGTCCTGCAGGAGAGTCTAGCCGGCCAGCTGTGGTTCGGTGCCGAATGCCTGTCAGCCGGTTCCTCCATCATGAACCGGGAAATGGAAAGTGTGATGATGCGTCCGCTCGCGAAGGCGGTCACCAAAAGTTTGGACAACGTGCGCAATCTGTTGCGGGAGCAGTGCCTTCGGAACAACACACCGAACAGTTTGACGCTCCTGCTGGATGTGAACGATGCCGCCACGGAGCAGTTGTACGAGAGTTTGAAGATTTTCGACCGATTGTTTGCCGAGTTCGAGCTGCTGTACGTTAGTGCGATGGTGCAGGTGAAGTCCAAGCAGGAATACGAGATGCAGGAGCTGATCTGTGTGCTGTTCTCGGAGACGCTTCAGCGGGCGCTGAAAATCGGTTTACTCGAGCAGGACCAGGTGGACTCCTACGACCCGGCGTTGATGTTTTCGATTCCGCGACTGGCCATCGTCGCCGGGTTGGTGATATTTAGGGAGGGACCGTTGAACATGGATCAACCAGCGGATAACATTTCCGAGATGTTTCGTCCCTTTCGGAAGTTGCTGATCAAGATGCGGGATCTGCTGCGGACGCTGACCAAACACGAGCTGTATCAGTTGGAGAAACTGCTCTGCACCAACGAAGAGATCAGCCTGAAGGAGCAACTAACCTGTGATGAAAATGGAAATGATAACAGTCGGGCTTCGCCAAACGAAGACGAAGTCGTTATCGTGACGACTAAtgttcataataataataacattaataataataataataatagtaatactaATAGGGATAGTCAGGATCCGCAAGGGGACAGTAGCTTTTATGGTAACCGCATTGTAGATAGCAGTAATCAAGTGCAGGATGGAAATACAATTTCGGAACATGAAAATGACGATGAGGAGGACGACGATAGCAGCATACTCAAGGACGGCCTTGTGACGTCGGATTGCGCCTCAGGTTACCTGATTCCTAACACCAATTTCGGCAATTTGCTGCAGACAAACGAAGCCCCTTTGACGGATAGTTTTATAGCAACTGACGACGAGCTGAAACCGGGAGTTTCTCCCCATGCTCGGATAGAACAGATACTGTCGGAAACCAATAAAAAATTAGTGGACTCCGGTCTCGGTACGGCCAACTCTAGTTTGGACCATTCGCCCGAATTGGACACGGAACGATCGGTGACCAGTGTACAGGAGATGAGTGAATCTTCCGACGAAGAAGATGAAGTTGATGAGTACGAGCGAATGGAGGAAGACGATGATGAAGAGGACAGTGAGCATACTTTGTCCAGTACGTATCGGGCtggtcagcagttggtcgatcCGGGTACTAGTGCAGGTTTGACAACTGGCTCCGAAAAGCATGACAGGCACCGACGACATCGTAAGAGTGCAGCCACCGGTCGAAAACACTATTCTAAACACAAGACAAGCACAGCTCCTCCTGCTACCACCGTAGGTCAAGGCAGTTCAGCTTATTCCAGCTCCGACACATCACCGTCGTCGGGTCATCCGAGCgaatgcagcagcagcagtagcagtagtAATGGTGGAAACAGTGCCGGCGATGAAACCACTCAGGAAGTGGCCCTTGCCATTCGAACAGCCGGACGGGTAAAGTTTAA GACTACCGAGAACCTCCTGCACCGTCTGTTTGTGTGCATTGCCGGTGTCGCCGATCAGCTGCAGACCAATTTCGCTGCCGATCTGCGGCAAATGCTGAAGAGTGTATTTATCATCAATTCATCGCCTCCGGAGCCGGAAACACCGCCGGAACCGGTTACCGAGTCTGCCGATAAGTCGAAAGAATCCGATCCGGCGGATATGTTCGAGTTTCGTGCCAGCGAGCAGGACGTTATTACGCCGGGCCAGAACAGTGGCGGTTCGAGTCAGAGCATTTATTCGGCCGAGGAAGTCAATGTCGAAGATTCGCAAGACTCGGTTTTCGGAACACCCGGATCATCACCCGTTCGGGCATCGTCTGCTCCGCGAACCATGATGACTTCGACGGAAAATGGAAGTGTTACGGTGAATGTGTCCGTTTCGGTGGTCACGGGAGGCAGTTCCGGTTCCAGTCGGAGTTCGCAGGAAAGAAGTGTTAGTCTGAGTGAAGCGTCGATCGTATTGGAGGGTAGCGGCGGTGGAACCGTCGCCACGAATCTAAGGGACAGCCACCGGAGGCACAGTGCGATCGGATCCAAGGGGGAGTACGTGAGAAGTCGGTCGAGTCCGAATAGCCCCCTGAACGGATCGTCTCCGATCGAAGAGCAGCAACGACGAATGCCGGAAGCACCTCCACGGTGGATTCCGGATGGTGATGCCCCGCGTTGTATGGCCTGTGCTTCGTCATTTACTCCCTTCCGGCGGCGCCATCATTGCCGAAACTGCGGCGGAGTGTTCTGTGGGGTTTGTTCCAGCACGACCGCACCACTGCCAAAGTACGGACTGACCAAGGCGGTACGGGTCTGCCGGGAGTGCTTCGTTCGCGAGGTGGGCGTTTGA
- the LOC131434332 gene encoding lateral signaling target protein 2 homolog isoform X2: protein MDELLGEDRAPRAFRAKFPEEVLQESLAGQLWFGAECLSAGSSIMNREMESVMMRPLAKAVTKSLDNVRNLLREQCLRNNTPNSLTLLLDVNDAATEQLYESLKIFDRLFAEFELLYVSAMVQVKSKQEYEMQELICVLFSETLQRALKIGLLEQDQVDSYDPALMFSIPRLAIVAGLVIFREGPLNMDQPADNISEMFRPFRKLLIKMRDLLRTLTKHELYQLEKLLCTNEEISLKEQLTCDENGNDNSRASPNEDEVVIVTTNVHNNNNINNNNNNSNTNRDSQDPQGDSSFYGNRIVDSSNQVQDGNTISEHENDDEEDDDSSILKDGLVTSDCASGYLIPNTNFGNLLQTNEAPLTDSFIATDDELKPGVSPHARIEQILSETNKKLVDSGLGTANSSLDHSPELDTERSVTSVQEMSESSDEEDEVDEYERMEEDDDEEDSEHTLSSTYRAGQQLVDPGTSAGLTTGSEKHDRHRRHRKSAATGRKHYSKHKTSTAPPATTVGQGSSAYSSSDTSPSSGHPSECSSSSSSSNGGNSAGDETTQEVALAIRTAGRVKFKTTENLLHRLFVCIAGVADQLQTNFAADLRQMLKSVFIINSSPPEPETPPEPVTESADKSKESDPADMFEFRASEQDVITPGQNSGGSSQSIYSAEEVNVEDSQDSVFGTPGSSPVRASSAPRTMMTSTENGSVTVNVSVSVVTGGSSGSSRSSQERSVSLSEASIVLEGSGGGTVATNLRDSHRRHSAIGSKGEYVRSRSSPNSPLNGSSPIEEQQRRMPEAPPRWIPDGDAPRCMACASSFTPFRRRHHCRNCGGVFCGVCSSTTAPLPKYGLTKAVRVCRECFVREVGV, encoded by the exons ATGGACGAACTACTGGGGGAAGACCGTGCTCCGCGCGCCTTCCGTGCCAAGTTTCCGGAGGAGGTCCTGCAGGAGAGTCTAGCCGGCCAGCTGTGGTTCGGTGCCGAATGCCTGTCAGCCGGTTCCTCCATCATGAACCGGGAAATGGAAAGTGTGATGATGCGTCCGCTCGCGAAGGCGGTCACCAAAAGTTTGGACAACGTGCGCAATCTGTTGCGGGAGCAGTGCCTTCGGAACAACACACCGAACAGTTTGACGCTCCTGCTGGATGTGAACGATGCCGCCACGGAGCAGTTGTACGAGAGTTTGAAGATTTTCGACCGATTGTTTGCCGAGTTCGAGCTGCTGTACGTTAGTGCGATGGTGCAGGTGAAGTCCAAGCAGGAATACGAGATGCAGGAGCTGATCTGTGTGCTGTTCTCGGAGACGCTTCAGCGGGCGCTGAAAATCGGTTTACTCGAGCAGGACCAGGTGGACTCCTACGACCCGGCGTTGATGTTTTCGATTCCGCGACTGGCCATCGTCGCCGGGTTGGTGATATTTAGGGAGGGACCGTTGAACATGGATCAACCAGCGGATAACATTTCCGAGATGTTTCGTCCCTTTCGGAAGTTGCTGATCAAGATGCGGGATCTGCTGCGGACGCTGACCAAACACGAGCTGTATCAGTTGGAGAAACTGCTCTGCACCAACGAAGAGATCAGCCTGAAGGAGCAACTAACCTGTGATGAAAATGGAAATGATAACAGTCGGGCTTCGCCAAACGAAGACGAAGTCGTTATCGTGACGACTAAtgttcataataataataacattaataataataataataatagtaatactaATAGGGATAGTCAGGATCCGCAAGGGGACAGTAGCTTTTATGGTAACCGCATTGTAGATAGCAGTAATCAAGTGCAGGATGGAAATACAATTTCGGAACATGAAAATGACGATGAGGAGGACGACGATAGCAGCATACTCAAGGACGGCCTTGTGACGTCGGATTGCGCCTCAGGTTACCTGATTCCTAACACCAATTTCGGCAATTTGCTGCAGACAAACGAAGCCCCTTTGACGGATAGTTTTATAGCAACTGACGACGAGCTGAAACCGGGAGTTTCTCCCCATGCTCGGATAGAACAGATACTGTCGGAAACCAATAAAAAATTAGTGGACTCCGGTCTCGGTACGGCCAACTCTAGTTTGGACCATTCGCCCGAATTGGACACGGAACGATCGGTGACCAGTGTACAGGAGATGAGTGAATCTTCCGACGAAGAAGATGAAGTTGATGAGTACGAGCGAATGGAGGAAGACGATGATGAAGAGGACAGTGAGCATACTTTGTCCAGTACGTATCGGGCtggtcagcagttggtcgatcCGGGTACTAGTGCAGGTTTGACAACTGGCTCCGAAAAGCATGACAGGCACCGACGACATCGTAAGAGTGCAGCCACCGGTCGAAAACACTATTCTAAACACAAGACAAGCACAGCTCCTCCTGCTACCACCGTAGGTCAAGGCAGTTCAGCTTATTCCAGCTCCGACACATCACCGTCGTCGGGTCATCCGAGCgaatgcagcagcagcagtagcagtagtAATGGTGGAAACAGTGCCGGCGATGAAACCACTCAGGAAGTGGCCCTTGCCATTCGAACAGCCGGACGGGTAAAGTTTAA GACTACCGAGAACCTCCTGCACCGTCTGTTTGTGTGCATTGCCGGTGTCGCCGATCAGCTGCAGACCAATTTCGCTGCCGATCTGCGGCAAATGCTGAAGAGTGTATTTATCATCAATTCATCGCCTCCGGAGCCGGAAACACCGCCGGAACCGGTTACCGAGTCTGCCGATAAGTCGAAAGAATCCGATCCGGCGGATATGTTCGAGTTTCGTGCCAGCGAGCAGGACGTTATTACGCCGGGCCAGAACAGTGGCGGTTCGAGTCAGAGCATTTATTCGGCCGAGGAAGTCAATGTCGAAGATTCGCAAGACTCGGTTTTCGGAACACCCGGATCATCACCCGTTCGGGCATCGTCTGCTCCGCGAACCATGATGACTTCGACGGAAAATGGAAGTGTTACGGTGAATGTGTCCGTTTCGGTGGTCACGGGAGGCAGTTCCGGTTCCAGTCGGAGTTCGCAGGAAAGAAGTGTTAGTCTGAGTGAAGCGTCGATCGTATTGGAGGGTAGCGGCGGTGGAACCGTCGCCACGAATCTAAGGGACAGCCACCGGAGGCACAGTGCGATCGGATCCAAGGGGGAGTACGTGAGAAGTCGGTCGAGTCCGAATAGCCCCCTGAACGGATCGTCTCCGATCGAAGAGCAGCAACGACGAATGCCGGAAGCACCTCCACGGTGGATTCCGGATGGTGATGCCCCGCGTTGTATGGCCTGTGCTTCGTCATTTACTCCCTTCCGGCGGCGCCATCATTGCCGAAACTGCGGCGGAGTGTTCTGTGGGGTTTGTTCCAGCACGACCGCACCACTGCCAAAGTACGGACTGACCAAGGCGGTACGGGTCTGCCGGGAGTGCTTCGTTCGCGAGGTGGGCGTTTGA